One genomic region from SAR92 clade bacterium H455 encodes:
- a CDS encoding enoyl-CoA hydratase-related protein, protein MSHVLFEIRDNAALLTLNNPDKRNMLTLEVCSEIVRYVKQAEEHPEVKALIVTGSGRAFCAGGQLSDLIPDQEILESIYSGFLSIANCKLPTIAAVNGAAVGAGFNMAVGCDVRIVTEKARFEPRFFGLGLHPGGGNTWMLRQLVNWNTAAGMLLFSQSLSGREAVEKGLAWKCVDDEDLVADAFEFTANIRDLPKELLLRTKQTLRTAGGTNSHKEMLEIETAAQVWSINQPYARDSIAAMIKKISGRS, encoded by the coding sequence ATGTCACATGTGCTGTTTGAAATTCGCGATAACGCGGCATTGCTTACGCTCAATAATCCCGATAAACGCAATATGTTGACCCTTGAGGTCTGCTCGGAGATTGTTCGCTATGTAAAACAAGCTGAAGAGCATCCAGAGGTTAAGGCCTTAATCGTCACCGGCAGCGGTCGCGCTTTTTGTGCTGGTGGTCAGTTGAGTGATCTTATTCCCGATCAAGAGATCCTTGAGTCTATTTATAGCGGCTTCTTAAGTATCGCCAACTGTAAATTACCTACCATAGCCGCAGTGAACGGCGCAGCTGTGGGCGCTGGCTTCAATATGGCTGTGGGCTGCGATGTGCGTATTGTCACTGAGAAGGCGCGCTTTGAGCCGCGTTTCTTTGGCTTAGGTCTGCATCCGGGCGGCGGCAATACTTGGATGTTACGACAGTTGGTTAACTGGAATACGGCGGCGGGTATGTTGCTATTTTCTCAATCACTAAGTGGTCGTGAAGCGGTTGAGAAGGGCTTGGCCTGGAAATGTGTCGACGATGAGGATCTGGTTGCAGATGCGTTTGAATTTACCGCTAATATTCGCGACTTGCCGAAAGAGTTGTTGTTGCGTACAAAACAGACCTTGCGCACAGCGGGGGGCACCAATAGTCATAAAGAGATGTTAGAGATTGAAACCGCGGCGCAGGTTTGGTCGATTAACCAACCCTACGCTCGGGATTCTATTGCCGCGATGATCAAGAAGATCAGCGGCAGGTCTTAG